One Amaranthus tricolor cultivar Red isolate AtriRed21 chromosome 10, ASM2621246v1, whole genome shotgun sequence genomic window carries:
- the LOC130825079 gene encoding pentatricopeptide repeat-containing protein At5g13770, chloroplastic-like produces MAISTSSGISPANFFTPLHNSTKFSKFKPFPSFISPPWRHSKFIIVNFSPYPSPVLEEQPPPVPSPVEFIYGAPTSEFQTPKNKDRNINKFIRELLKDSNTEDIGLEYYEKAKSSPIFQPQKPTLKSVLRYLVKSKKWDLISVVSRDIKMYQVLPDKVFCASITSTCIKERKFKVADMLLESFEIDKKVAAFAYESALRAYNKLHMYSITIQLYERMKSGGLVLDPGGYVLIMEAYKKVGNFLKVEEIFSELESSKKLEKTENSSKIYGVWLEALGKSGQYAKALEKFALMDEKGIPLNESIYSQLIGSLAEKKEINVVEQLVEDAESKQMLKDPALFMKLVIMYVEKGLLEKTLDVARKMKAANLKISDCVFCAIVNGYVKKRDLKAAARVYEELVSDGCEPGQVTYASIINVYFHLKLFSRAQKVFNEMQENGFDRCVVAYSTMIVMYGKSGQLREAMKLLAQMKEKGCEPNVWVYNSLIDLHGRAKNLRQVEKIWKEMKRRKVKPDRVSYTSIIGAYSRSGELETCVELYDDYRRNGGAIDLALAGIMVGVFSKTNRINELIKLLQDMKAGGIRLDTRLYKSALNAFRDAGLQMQARWLYESFGMVSVNHQISNNGRMRRRPVLF; encoded by the coding sequence TTCATATCTCCTCCATGGAGGCATTCCAAGTTCATCATAGTTAATTTCTCTCCTTATCCTTCCCCTGTTTTAGAAGAACAACCTCCCCCTGTTCCTTCCCCTGTTGAATTCATCTATGGAGCTCCGACTTCGGAATTCCAAACTCCGAAAAACAAGGATCGGAATATCAATAAATTCATTAGAGAGTTGTTGAAGGATTCAAACACAGAAGACATTGGATTGGAGTATTATGAAAAGGCGAAATCGAGTCCGATATTTCAACCTCAGAAACCAACTCTCAAGTCTGTGTTGAGGTATTTGGTAAAATCTAAGAAATGGGATTTAATTTCTGTGGTTTCTAGAGATATAAAGATGTACCAAGTTTTGCCTGATAAAGTGTTTTGTGCTAGTATTACCAGTACTTGCATTAAAGAGAGGAAGTTTAAAGTTGCTGATATGCTCTTAGAAAGCTTTGAAATTGATAAGAAAGTTGCTGCATTTGCTTATGAATCTGCATTGAGAGCCTATAACAAGCTTCATATGTATAGCATAACAATTCAGTTGTATGAAAGAATGAAATCAGGTGGGCTTGTTTTGGATCCTGGTGGGTATGTTTTGATCATGGAAGCTTATAAGAAAGTGGGTAATTTTCTGAAAGTTGAGGAGATTTTTAGTGAATTAGAATCTAGTAAAAAGCTAGAAAAAACTGAAAATTCATCTAAGATTTATGGAGTTTGGCTAGAGGCTTTAGGGAAATCGGGTCAGTATGCCAAAGCTTTGGAGAAATTCGCGCTAATGGACGAAAAGGGTATTCCTCTGAATGAGTCGATTTACAGTCAGTTGATCGGATCGTTGGCTGAGAAGAAAGAAATCAATGTCGTTGAACAACTTGTTGAAGATGCAGAGTCTAAGCAGATGCTGAAGGATCCTGCATTATTCATGAAGTTGGTGATCATGTATGTTGAAAAAGGCTTGTTAGAAAAGACTCTGGATGTTGCAAGGAAAATGAAAGCGGCTAACTTAAAGATTTCTGATTGTGTTTTTTGTGCAATTGTTAATGGTTATGTCAAGAAAAGGGACCTAAAAGCCGCAGCAAGAGTTTATGAAGAACTTGTTTCAGATGGGTGTGAGCCGGGGCAAGTGACCTATGCATCAATAATCAACGTTTATTTCCACCTTAAATTGTTTTCCCGGGCTCAGAAGGTCTTCAATGAGATGCAAGAAAACGGGTTTGACAGATGCGTGGTGGCTTACTCAACGATGATAGTGATGTATGGCAAGTCTGGGCAATTGAGAGAGGCGATGAAGCTCTTAGCACAGATGAAGGAGAAAGGCTGTGAGCCTAATGTCTGGGTATACAACTCGCTTATCGATTTACATGGGAGGGCGAAGAATTTGAGGCAAGTTGAGAAGATATGGAAGGAAATGAAGAGGAGAAAGGTAAAGCCTGATAGAGTGAGCTACACTAGCATCATAGGAGCTTACTCAAGATCGGGAGAGCTTGAGACATGCGTAGAGTTGTACGATGATTATCGGAGGAATGGAGGGGCAATTGATCTAGCTTTAGCTGGGATTATGGTGGGTGTGTTTTCGAAGACtaataggatcaatgagctaATTAAGCTACTGCAGGATATGAAGGCAGGGGGGATTAGATTGGATACAAGACTCTATAAATCAGCTTTAAATGCATTCAGAGATGCTGGGTTACAAATGCAAGCAAGATGGTTGTATGAGAGTTTTGGGATGGTTTCTGTTAATCATCAGATTTCAAATAATGGTAGGATGAGAAGGAGGCCTGTTCTGTTCTAA
- the LOC130825080 gene encoding putative F-box protein At1g50870: protein MTKNTKYEENPLMRLTEDLFYEILFRLPTKTLGKCKLVSKEWNSLISDPNFAISHHDHSTKSKLPLTLASQKENYFSVLQFEDYLDITQGVHLALVHNQIPASYYEDYYCFLIGSCHGLVCLYLMCKKTSYGYMEDLMLIWNPVTNECKQIPLPWKGVRVRFSFARILAGSATLAL from the coding sequence ATGACGAAAAACACCAAGTATGAAGAAAACCCACTAATGAGATTAACCGAAGATTTATTCTATGAAATTTTATTCCGATTACCCACAAAAACACTAGGAAAATGCAAGTTAGTCTCAAAAGAATGGAATTCTCTGATTTCAGACCCTAATTTTGCCATTTCTCATCATGATCATTCAACCAAAAGCAAACTACCTCTAACATTAGCTTCACAAAAGGAAAACTACTTCTCTGTGCTTCAGTTTGAAGATTATCTTGATATTACTCAAGGTGTACACTTAGCCTTAGTGCATAATCAAATCCCTGCTAGTTATTATGAGGATTATTACTGTTTCTTAATTGGTTCTTGCCATGGGCTTGTTTGTTTGTACCTTATGTGTAAGAAAACCAGTTATGGATATATGGAAGATTTAATGTTGATATGGAATCCTGTAACAAATGAATGCAAACAAATTCCATTGCCTTGGAAAGGGGTAAGAGTAAGATTTTCCTTTGCGAGGATTCTTGCTGGTTCGGCTACCTTAGCTCTATAA